Proteins encoded by one window of Pyxidicoccus trucidator:
- a CDS encoding FAD-dependent oxidoreductase has translation MMQPEAVRTRRVGDTELDGWDVVVVGTGMGGATLGHALARQGRSVLFLERGPARQSTEAPAEPMEATQGTALVAPSRKERLMRAGQWPEPLRQELHAREPRSFPHPLGVGGGGSSSRFGMVMDRFFPEDFTPRSGRTDCEASTLPESWPVSYDELAPWYTKAEELFRVRGSGDPVRPGVSFQLMQPPAPVGKEQALLEGFQELGLNPYRIHYACEQLPGCDTCVGALCPRECRNDAGRVCLRPALRSHNAGILDWCEVLSLEEEGGAVKAAVCRREGDGQTFKVRGRVFVLAAGAFNTPVLLRRSVSARHPNGLANNRDLVGRNLMLHCSDHYLVTARRSLKSFDMAHGVSLNDFYRHAEGKLGNFHAHPFTIDEKKVLSWLQGGHSLPAWLRVLSPLFPLVANLGARIYRARAVFASVLEDLPYAENRVVGTSEDGGVHYQYRVHDELRRRVDLSRRLFLRTLKPKFKVKLISNPRDVALNLGHVCGTCRFGTSPETSVLDPSNRAHDVDNLYVVDASFFPSSGGINPSLTIAANALRVADLLHARL, from the coding sequence ATGATGCAACCCGAAGCGGTGCGGACCCGACGTGTCGGTGACACGGAGCTGGACGGTTGGGACGTCGTGGTCGTCGGCACGGGCATGGGCGGCGCGACGCTGGGCCATGCGCTCGCCCGCCAGGGCCGGTCCGTACTCTTCCTGGAGCGAGGCCCGGCACGGCAGTCCACCGAGGCACCAGCCGAGCCCATGGAAGCCACCCAGGGGACTGCGCTGGTGGCCCCGTCGCGGAAGGAGCGGCTCATGCGCGCCGGGCAGTGGCCGGAGCCGCTGCGGCAGGAGCTGCACGCGCGTGAGCCGCGCTCGTTCCCGCACCCGCTGGGGGTGGGCGGTGGAGGCTCGTCCTCGCGGTTCGGGATGGTGATGGACCGCTTCTTCCCGGAGGACTTCACGCCTCGCAGTGGGAGGACGGACTGCGAGGCGTCCACCCTGCCCGAGTCCTGGCCCGTCTCCTATGATGAGCTGGCGCCCTGGTACACGAAGGCGGAGGAGCTGTTCCGCGTGCGCGGCTCGGGGGACCCGGTGCGTCCCGGAGTGTCATTCCAGCTCATGCAGCCGCCCGCGCCGGTAGGCAAGGAGCAGGCGCTGCTCGAGGGCTTCCAGGAACTGGGACTGAATCCCTACCGCATCCACTATGCCTGCGAGCAGTTGCCGGGTTGCGACACCTGCGTGGGCGCGCTGTGCCCCCGGGAGTGCCGCAACGACGCGGGGCGCGTGTGCCTGCGTCCCGCGCTGCGCTCGCACAACGCCGGGATACTCGACTGGTGCGAGGTGCTCTCGCTGGAGGAGGAGGGCGGCGCCGTCAAGGCCGCGGTGTGCCGCAGGGAAGGGGATGGGCAGACGTTCAAGGTCCGGGGCCGTGTCTTCGTCCTGGCGGCAGGCGCGTTCAACACGCCGGTGCTGCTGCGGCGCTCCGTCTCCGCGCGGCATCCGAATGGGCTGGCCAACAACCGGGACCTCGTGGGGCGCAACCTGATGCTCCACTGCTCGGACCACTACCTCGTGACGGCCCGCCGCTCCCTGAAGTCCTTCGACATGGCGCACGGCGTGTCGCTCAACGATTTCTACCGGCACGCGGAGGGGAAGCTGGGCAACTTCCACGCCCACCCCTTCACCATCGACGAGAAGAAGGTGCTGAGCTGGCTCCAGGGCGGGCACTCGCTGCCGGCGTGGCTGCGCGTGCTGAGCCCGCTGTTCCCCTTGGTGGCCAACCTCGGCGCTCGCATCTACCGCGCGCGAGCCGTCTTCGCCTCGGTGCTGGAGGACCTGCCCTATGCGGAGAACCGCGTCGTCGGCACGTCCGAAGATGGGGGCGTGCACTACCAGTACCGCGTCCACGACGAGCTGCGACGCCGGGTGGACCTGTCCCGACGGCTGTTCCTCCGCACCCTGAAGCCGAAGTTCAAGGTCAAGCTCATCTCCAATCCGCGTGACGTCGCGCTCAACCTCGGCCACGTCTGTGGGACGTGCCGCTTCGGCACCTCACCCGAGACGAGCGTGCTGGACCCGAGCAACCGGGCCCACGACGTGGACAACCTCTACGTGGTGGACGCGTCGTTCTTCCCGTCCAGCGGCGGCATCAACCCCTCGCTCACCATCGCCGCCAACGCCCTGCGCGTCGCGGACCTCCTCCACGCACGGCTGTAG
- a CDS encoding glycosyltransferase, with amino-acid sequence MHAVLTNFGSTGDILPFVALELRRYGHRAVLALPPSFESLARGHGVEFVPVGADLRGAQDDITQALLVSPERIGAADQLQTMFGPLAQGLPRMLTDLRAACVGADVLISGRVQPAARMVYDLTGIPFVSVYVEHSGSGGGHPAFQEAVRGIINPVRVGAGLPPFHNPLVDQESPQLVLYAMSQHVRPPPRDWPGHHHMVGYFFLDGDVLGWEPPAELRDFLAGGELPLFFTFGSLKHEDPDAFTDLLVEAAQRAGRRAIIQRGWSGLARKPLPPGFLAVDGMLPYAWLFSRVSCVVHHSGAGTCSLAFRAGVPQVLVPHAYDQFLWADLGHARGCAPAPLPAARLTAEHLAAAIQEALVSPLIREASAAVGERVRTEQGLLVARQHIEALLARLGRAGSAKDDWGDDEAPGARRNSALERQRARRRDF; translated from the coding sequence ATGCACGCGGTACTGACGAACTTCGGGAGCACGGGAGACATCCTGCCGTTCGTGGCGCTGGAGCTGCGCCGCTACGGGCACAGGGCGGTGCTCGCGCTGCCGCCCTCCTTCGAGTCGCTGGCGCGCGGCCACGGCGTGGAGTTCGTCCCCGTGGGGGCGGACCTGCGAGGGGCCCAGGACGACATCACCCAGGCGCTGCTGGTGAGTCCGGAGCGCATTGGCGCTGCGGACCAACTCCAGACGATGTTCGGCCCCCTGGCTCAGGGCCTGCCTCGCATGCTGACGGACCTCCGTGCCGCCTGCGTGGGGGCGGATGTGCTCATCAGTGGGCGTGTGCAGCCCGCCGCGCGAATGGTGTACGACCTCACCGGCATCCCCTTCGTGTCCGTCTACGTGGAGCACTCGGGCAGCGGAGGTGGGCACCCGGCGTTCCAGGAGGCGGTGCGCGGCATCATCAACCCCGTGCGGGTGGGCGCGGGGCTTCCCCCGTTCCACAACCCGCTGGTGGACCAGGAGTCGCCGCAGCTCGTCCTCTACGCCATGAGCCAACACGTGCGCCCGCCGCCGCGCGACTGGCCCGGCCACCACCACATGGTGGGCTACTTCTTCCTGGACGGTGACGTGCTGGGTTGGGAGCCGCCCGCCGAGCTGCGCGACTTCCTGGCCGGCGGCGAGCTTCCGCTGTTCTTCACCTTCGGCAGCCTCAAGCACGAGGACCCGGACGCGTTCACCGACCTGCTGGTGGAGGCGGCACAGCGGGCCGGGCGCAGGGCCATCATCCAGCGGGGCTGGAGCGGGCTGGCGCGCAAGCCGCTGCCCCCCGGCTTCCTCGCGGTGGATGGGATGTTGCCCTACGCGTGGCTCTTCTCGCGCGTGTCGTGCGTCGTCCATCACAGCGGCGCGGGCACGTGCTCGCTGGCGTTTCGCGCGGGGGTCCCCCAGGTGCTGGTGCCGCACGCCTATGACCAGTTCCTCTGGGCGGACCTGGGACATGCCCGGGGCTGCGCTCCCGCGCCCCTGCCCGCCGCACGGCTGACCGCCGAGCACCTGGCCGCGGCCATCCAGGAGGCCCTGGTGTCCCCGCTCATCCGAGAGGCCTCCGCCGCCGTGGGCGAGCGTGTCCGGACCGAGCAGGGCCTGCTCGTGGCGCGGCAGCACATCGAGGCGCTGCTGGCGCGGCTGGGACGCGCGGGAAGCGCCAAGGACGACTGGGGCGATGACGAGGCGCCCGGGGCGCGCCGCAACTCCGCCCTGGAGCGCCAGCGCGCGCGCAGGCGGGACTTCTGA